The following proteins come from a genomic window of Malus domestica chromosome 02, GDT2T_hap1:
- the LOC114822599 gene encoding signal recognition particle receptor subunit alpha homolog, giving the protein MSAEAVAEELCESVAASLDGKKLPWFTAISSAVQAAMEEALVRILTPTVDSSPILNPRKNLPRKPCVFAYIDTTGDWKATSSVKAACRLQKERKNSVIMVADRDTFRSDTVMQLRRDAWKLQRIPIFEMRHEKDPTITIKKAVQEARDDGSDVVAHAASPKQAATVLATAYLSGAKVILRGVGKPYTGEKHTTRKLVKKLFK; this is encoded by the exons atgagt GCTGAAGCCGTAGCTGAGGAGCTATGTGAATCAGTGGCAGCTAGTCTTGACGGTAAAAAGTTGCCATGGTTCACGGCAATATCTTCTGCTGTGCAGGCAGCAATGGAAGAAGCACTTGTTCGTATTTTAACTCCTACTGTGGACTCTTCTCCTATACTGAACCCGCGGAAGAATCTGCCCAGGAAACCATGTGTTTTCGCTTACATTGACACCACAGGAGATTGGAAAGCAACCAGTTCGGTTAAG GCTGCTTGTCGGCTCCAGAAGGAACGGAAGAACAGCGTTATTATGGTGGCCGACCGTGATACATTCCGGTCAGACACTGTTATGCAGTTGCGTAGAGATGCATGGAAACTCCAG CGGATTCCTATTTTCGAGATGCGGCATGAGAAGGATCCCACAATTACCATAAAGAAAGCAGTCCAGGAGGCCAGAGACGATGGTTCGGATGTGGTTGCTCATGCAGCCAGTCCAAAGCAG GCGGCAACTGTGCTGGCGACGGCGTACTTATCCGGAGCTAAGGTCATTTTACGTGGCGTTGGGAAGCCGTACACAGGAGAGAAGCACACAACCAGAAAGCTTGTCAAGAAACTCTTCAAATGA
- the LOC103426623 gene encoding serine/threonine protein phosphatase 2A 57 kDa regulatory subunit B' kappa isoform → MLKQILSKLPRKSSKCDSLDSIGSDSGSNTSNLGSGFPCTIGGSSLTSKLNVVKRVSSAVFPSSIAAGAEAVEPHLSFKEVSNPQKHNLFISKLNLCCEFVDSSDPVKQDLKRETLIELVDYVSSGTVKFTEPAISAVCKMCAVNLFRVFPPKYRSNFTGGETEDEEPMFDPAWSYLQIVYDLLVRFISYSSLDVKVAKKHVDHSFIVKLLDLFDSEDPRERDCLKTILHRIYGKFMVHRPFIRKAVSNIIYRFVFETERHNGISELLEIFGSVISGFALPLKEEHKIFLWRALIPLHKPKSVGIYHQQLTYCVVQFIDKDPKLASTVIKGLLKYWPVTNSQKELMFLSELEEVLEMTSMDEFQRIMVPLFRRIRCCLNSFHYQVAERAHLLWNNEHILNLVAHNRQVILPLVFPAIERNTQHHWNQAVLNLTLNMKKTFCDMDEELVIACQCKLEEENLRSSAAAEKRRLTWERLETAAGVQPVACNFLSPIKPPAYHVVC, encoded by the exons ATGCTGAAGCAAATCCTAAGCAAACTTCCTCGCAAGTCGTCAAAGTGTGATTCACTAGATTCTATAGGGAGTGATTCTGGCAGCAATACTTCCAATTTGGGGAGTGGGTTCCCATGTACAATTGGTGGGAGTTCTCTTACAAGCAAATTAAATGTTGTCAAGCGGGTGTCTTCAGCAGTTTTCCCATCAAGCATTGCAGCTGGAGCTGAGGCAGTGGAGCCCCATCTATCCTTCAAGGAGGTTTCAAACCCACAGAAGCATAATCTATTTATCAGCAAGCTGAACCTTTGCTGTGAGTTCGTTGATTCCAGCGATCCAGTTAAGCAAGATCTCAAACGTGAAACATTAATAGAACTTGTTGATTATGTTTCTTCTGGGACTGTGAAGTTCACTGAACCAGCAATTTCTGCAGTGTGTAAAATGTGTGCAGTCAACCTATTTAGAGTTTTCCCACCTAAGTATCGATCTAATTTTACTGGCGGTGAAACAGAAGATGAAGAACCAATGTTTGATCCTGCTTGGTCATATCTGCAAATTGTGTATGATCTTCTGGTTCGGTTTATCAGTTATAGTTCACTTGATGTAAAGGTGGCAAAAAAGCATGTGGATCACTCTTTTATCGTAAAATTACTTGACCTCTTTGACTCTGAGGACCCAAGAGAAAGAGATTGTTTGAAAACCATTCTGCATAGGATTTATGGAAAGTTCATGGTACACAGACCATTTATCCGGAAAGCTGTAAGCAATATCATATATCGTTTTGTTTTCGAAACTGAAAGGCATAATGGAATTTCTGAGCTGTTGGAGATATTTGGAAGTGTAATTAGTGGGTTTGCTTTGCCACTGAAGGAGGAACACAAGATATTTTTGTGGAGGGCTCTGATTCCTCTACACAAACCAAAGTCCGTGGGTATTTATCATCAGCAGTTGACATATTGTGTTGTACAGTTTATAGATAAGGATCCGAAATTGGCGAGTACTGTAATAAAGGGCTTGTTGAAGTACTGGCCTGTAACAAATAGCCAGAAGGAGTTGATGTTTTTAAGCGAGTTAGAAGAGGTTTTGGAAATGACTAGCATGGACGAATTTCAAAGGATCATGGTTCCCCTGTTCCGGCGGATAAGATGCTGCCTTAATAGTTTTCATTACCAG gtgGCTGAACGAGCCCACTTGCTGTGGAACAATGAACACATCCTTAACCTTGTCGCACATAACCGCCAGGTGATCTTGCCGCTTGTCTTCCCAGCTATTGAGCGAAACACCCAACACCACTGGAATCAAGCGGTGCTGAACCTGACCCTGAATATGAAGAAGACATTTTGCGATATGGATGAGGAGCTGGTAATTGCCTGCCAATGTAAGTTGGAGGAGGAAAATCTAAGGTCAAGCGCTGCAGCTGAGAAGCGAAGGTTAACATGGGAACGCTTGGAAACTGCGGCCGGGGTCCAACCTGTAGCCTGTAACTTTTTATCTCCTATAAAACCTCCTGCTTACCATGTTGTCTGCTAA